Genomic DNA from Cydia fagiglandana chromosome 3, ilCydFagi1.1, whole genome shotgun sequence:
atggattcaaactttcaacccctttttaaccctgttaggggatgaattttacaaaacgctgaaattacttttcccaTCTTTTAATAATagccctaaatacaaagattcaagtcccacactcgaaaaaatgtttgatatccatacaaactttcaacccctttttcaccaccttagaggacgaattttcaaaaacgctgaaattagttttcttgtattttattatattatatcattttaagaagtttcaaattcctagctcaaaagaaaactttaaccccatacttgatacctgagcaagcgaaaATTCTAAAATTGTGTGTTAAAAAGTTCGCCACCGAGAATAACATAAATTTTCACCATACCAATGCGATGAAAATACTAATTGTAAGgcattataaataaaatgtaggtaaatcaACGCTATTAAATTACTATTTATTATCTATAATATTATTTGTCATTGAAAATCATCACTTTAGTGAATTCTACCAGGCAACAAAaggaaataactcaaaattaacaaaaaattacctactttgccactcttgtggGTACAATAATATGCTACATCTGTCATCAGTTTGAATGAATAAAGAGAGGCTTTAGGAGCTGGTGTAGTGGAAACATTAATGTATCGTCGATCATAGCCTTTAATAATCTTTATTATTCTAAAATTCCAATTTCTACGAGTAAAATTGGATTTTGGAGGAAGGTTTGATTTCTCACTAATCAGTGAGAAATCAAACCTTCATGAGCACCAGGAAAGGCCCTTTCGTGAAACAGAACGGAATAATAGCAAGGCGAAGCGGCTATCGTTTTACTAACGAACAGAATAACCTCACCTCCTCCAATTTGGCAGATTCATACCAATTACCGAGAAGCACGCGGTTACAGTAAACAATGCCTTTGTCTTCGTCCAATTTCGACAGCTTCGACATTTTGTAGTGAACTAATATACAATTCTCGTGACCTGGTTTTTACACAAAGTATTTGCGAGCACGGATTTatgtacagtaggtacatatatatacctcACATATACCTCCTTGAGAGTGATCAAGTGACACTATATGTCAAACATCGATCGTTTTTATATTAGGTTCTCTCCAGAGGCTGCATTAATTGATTATTAAGGAggttaaatatatttcaagtcgTTAGTGAGTATCATAGAGTTATAATATTCTAGGTCCAtggtgagtattatattctttggaccccgcatgttgaaatgtcatttgactataaaggtcacttgaagtctcactcagtgagcaaaatcgcattttgctcactatAGGACCTTCTATGTTTTCAGTGAATTATACacaaaaatgaaatttccaAAAGCGTGTATTAAAAGTAGATATATAAAAGTAACGGATCGACATCTATTCCTTCTTCTTGGTCGCAACGTCGCTCACTAGCGAGAATATGTTTTCAGCCGTGGACCGTTTGTGCACGTCGATGAAGTCGCGGCACGTTACACCGCACTCCTAGCGAACGAGaatgttaattaataatataatatattgatgatgattcgacgatcattgtcccgatagttgTTTCAGCGGACGGTGTAATAatgaagagtctcgaccaacatcgagagactctcgctaggtggttggatcaagggtcagagcggctaccgcgaaaaccgaaattcgcaaattgcggggatctttctcttttactccaatgaaggcgtaattagagtgacagagaaaaatgcccgcaattcacgaatttctgttttcgcggtagcccctcagattcagaaggcggtgatcttgtaacacggcgcggatagtccgatCCGATAGGCCTTACctcgctgccggcggcaccctataATCTGTTTCTTTAGTTATTTAGATTACAGAgtataggttaggttttttataatgtttatatGCATATTGTAAAAAACCTAAACTGAGAGTTTAAATGAATAAAGGAGAATAATAATCACACCATTTGTAACTGTGTGATATAGTTAATAGTTTGCATATAAAttattcccatttttccccactttattggtgtggggacaaatgggaacacatcattatccgatattttcccatttgttcccgcctggagcagatggaataagcgcttcatataaatgaataaattccATTTGTCCTCGTTTCCCATTTGTCTCCAACTCACATATATGACAcgaacaaataaaaatacaccaataatgagtgtattcccatttaatagtttgaagcaaaattaacattaattattagtttatgaaaaaaatatttaattccattaaacgttaatgcaattgagagtaattctaatcaattttttgaaactttaatgccattaaataggcaattagattaacaatcaatgtaattaaacgtctcaagattcaattctaagtaactttaattaaattgatgcgtaatgcaattgattaattgcggaattaatggttaatgcaattgattaattgttaattagaattaaccatTACGGCCAACACTGGTTAATAGTAACACCATAAATATAGGTGAGCCCTAATAAGATACAGGCTTGGCCTATTTTGGGGCTTACCGGACGCCGTTTGTACATGCTACTCTATTCTTAGTTATTCTCAATAAATGTATTctttttattcttattcttatcttCTATGATAATTGGTTAGGTGACGTTACAGACCATAAAAATAATGCCAGCAGCGACCGCATCAAGCGATTCGCTCAGAGGTCTCGAAACTATAGCCTGCGGACCGAATCATTAAAGCGACTTATCTGGGCACCatacaattaatacattttagtaggtatcacCAATAATTTTAAGTATATCTATCAGGGGTTATAAATTTGTAATAAATGACCACATACCAAGCCAAAGAACGTTTGCATCCAGTTTTGATACATGACGCTCAAACTCTTGTCAGCAACGCAATTCTTTATGATAAGCTTTTTGCCAGTCTGAAAAAGTCGCCATAAAATgtgatataaaaatgtattcctATGTAGGTAAAGTTGCATACGTTTAAAGAGGAATGGGGACGGCCGCTGCTAAATACAAACGTGTAGTCTCCATTTTCCTTTCTAGACATTAACATTGTAGAAAGGATTTTTTGCgacaatttgatgtatatttgaGTAAAATTCAAATAAAGCTATTCCCCTTCGATTGACTTTAATTCGAtttgttaattattataaaagttaagTACGGAAAACGAATTCCATACAAACtcttaagtaattaaaaaaatttaaaatatcaaacaGGGACATACCTACTTAGCTGTTGTTAATACACATCCAAttgtttcaaaatattttcaataatgttaatatccagagacgAAAATGGAGGCTATACgtttgtatatgtcggcggccgatcgtaagatcaggcagatcgtaatgttcctgtgtaatgttttgacgatagtcacattaatccAAGATATACTTAGGTAGGATagattcgttaggttgcttcagatgcccgaagggtaaactgcccagaaataggaggaaggctcagggaacgagtcaaagattttcacatttcacgatatgcctagaaatttcacgatatgcctgatcttacgatcagccgccgacatatacaggCGGTTTCGGGCCAATCGTCCACTTTAGGAAACAAAGCTGAAAAACCTCAATAGGTTTGCCAATGCCTTCAAGGCGGTCGCAAGGCAGCAACGGCACGGTGGTCCAGCGGCAGTTGGTGTCTCGCTTGGCGCTGAGCCGGATGGGGATCCGGTTTGACGGCTCCGGCACCACGGAGTTCTGGTACCGGACGTAAAGCGGCGGCGCCTGAGCATAACAAAACgggatatgtattttttatactacTCCATCTGAAtttctaagcgccacttgcaccatccctctaacccggggttaagcggctaAACCGGTTACCTTCTCGggcccatttgcaccattccactaacccggggttaagcggtgaaactattaacctagtgtcaaattgtatggctaaccatggcagttcttggtttaaccggttaaccccgggttagtggaatggtgcaagtgggcctcggtgtcaaattgtactggtaactccatacatgtttaaccggttaacccagggttagtggaatggtgcaagtggccctaagtgttCAATTTATAGTTACATCTGGGTCTCCGTAATTTTCTGCCTTCAAGAAAAATTGGTCTCCGTAATTAACTTTCTTGCCACGGATGGACTCGTCTTCAATGCTGTAAAGAAAATGAACGTAAGGACCCAGTGAACGTTTTAGTGGCATTCGTGTTCTATAGTTACATTTATATAGATAACATACAATACAGTCAGTGTCAAATAGATAGTGAATCCCTAAGTAGTCAATTAGATATATCGTGATACAACTGTGTTCCCAGAGAAAACATCAGGGTGTGGTGAACGGACGTAGGTATGGCCTCTTTTGCCGTCATTACCTATAATAGATGCTGACTACACTTCCGTGTACTCATTCGAAGCATGACATGTTGCTTCGGTAAGTACATCACAAGACATGCAGCCTTATTCTGAGGCAGCCGTCGTATACCTTATGTTTCCTACCTAGCCCACTATAAAAATGACGCATGGTGTCATACATGCATGGCAGTCTCAAACCATCCTGGCGGAGCA
This window encodes:
- the LOC134680086 gene encoding cilia- and flagella-associated protein 161 isoform X2, which produces MYNNGVLVGNWVEERLKNEDDFKFFLRKRDRRELLVQKARTLYSNLLKERPLAISGNYAMFGYNVQLIAPDIPVKGAGGVQKYGLALSSQVGAREVDCEQNIHDGCLMTLSPLMTPCCRNTFVILSIEDESIRGKKVNYGDQFFLKAENYGDPDAPPLYVRYQNSVVPEPSNRIPIRLSAKRDTNCRWTTVPLLPCDRLEGIGKPIETGKKLIIKNCVADKSLSVMYQNWMQTFFGLECGVTCRDFIDVHKRSTAENIFSLVSDVATKKKE